A section of the Malus sylvestris chromosome 17, drMalSylv7.2, whole genome shotgun sequence genome encodes:
- the LOC126609878 gene encoding HIPL1 protein-like, translated as MSGFFAIFVFVFCNMLLLTDYSSSLPLCTNMRSPITPKTPLNFCRYNGSVCCDSAEDLRLQNLFKAMNVSDLGCASLVKSILCSRCDQFSAELYRFESAPRQVPLLCNSSQHQPGGVDFCSKVWDECQNVALLNSPFSLQVGGGTPSNSTSKLSDTWQSKTAFCNAFGGSSNDESFCFDGGPVLLNSTEIPSPPSGMCLEKIGNGSYLNMVAHPDGSNRVFLSDQAGKVWLATVPEEESGETLVIDEANPFLDITDQVYSDTELGMMGLAFHPNYVQNGRFFASFNCDKVTWPQCSGRCSCNSDVGCDPSKLEPDNGGQPCQYHSIIAEFTANATTPQPSSFASVKPLEVRRIFTMGLPFTTHHAGQILFGPKDGYLYFMMGDGGSIGDPYNFAQNKKSLLGKIMRLDIDNIPSAKEIADLGLWGNYSVPGDNPFTEDEELRPEIWALGFRNPWRCSFDLERPSYFLCADVGQDQYEEVDLVTKGGNYGWRVYEGPFRYNPPKSPGGNTSASSINPIFPVMGYTHSEVNKAEESASITGGYFYRSTTDPCMYGRYIYADLYASGIWTGLETPEGSGNFTTAKIAVSCALDSPIQCGAEAGSSVTALGFIFSFGQDNRKDIFMLTSSGLYRVAKPSRCNYTCSIENVTSSSPPKSVPSPPPSPSSTGRLNNPLTLELLIIFCTLLLPFRCSLVIL; from the exons ATGAGTGGTTTTTTCGCTATTTTCGTGTTCGTGTTCTGTAACATGCTTCTGCTTACTGATTATTCTTCTTCCCTTCCCTTGTGTACAAATATGA GATCACCCATCACGCCGAAGACTCCGCTTAATTTCTGTCGATACAATGGTAGCGTTTGCTGTGATTCCGCTGAGGATTTGCGGTTGCAGAATCTATTTAAGGCAATGAATGTTTCTGATCTTGGTTGTGCTTCTCTTGTGAAATCAATACTTTGCTCG AGATGTGATCAGTTTTCTGCTGAGCTATATCGATTTGAATCAGCGCCTCGACAAGTTCCTCTCCTCTGCAACTCATCACAGCACCAACCTGGTGGCGTTGACTTTTGTTCCAAGGTCTGGGATGAATGCCAAAATGTAGCATTGTTAAACTCTCCATTTTCGTTGCAAGTTGGAGGTGGAACTCCGTCCAATTCTACTTCCAAGCTGAGTGATACATGGCAGTCAAAAACTGCTTTTTGCAACGCGTTTGGTGGATCTTCAAATGATGAATCGTTCTGTTTTGATGGTGGACCTGTGTTGCTCAACAGCACTGAAATTCCAAGTCCCCCGAGTGGTATGTGCCTTGAAAAAATTGGAAATGGATCGTACCTCAACATGGTAGCCCATCCCGATGGGTCAAACCGTGTTTTCTTATCCGACCAAGCAGGTAAAGTATGGCTGGCAACTGTTCCGGAGGAAGAATCAGGAGAAACATTGGTGATCGACGAAGCAAATCCCTTTCTTGACATAACTGATCAAGTATATTCCGACACTGAGCTTGGAATGATGGGATTAGCATTTCATCCTAACTATGTCCAAAATGGCCGTTTCTTTGCTTCATTCAACTGTGACAAGGTTACATGGCCACAATGTTCAGGAAGATGCTCATGTAACTCTGATGTGGGATGCGATCCTTCGAAGCTGGAACCGGATAATGGTGGGCAGCCATGTCAGTACCACAGTATCATAGCAGAGTTCACTGCCAATGCTACCACGCCACAACCTTCGTCG TTCGCTAGTGTAAAACCACTTGAAGTCAGAAGAATATTCACCATGGGCCTTCCATTTACTACCCATCATGCAGGTCAAATTCTGTTTGGACCTAAAGACGGATATTTGTACTTCATGATGGGAGACGGTGGAAGCATAGGTGATCCTTACAATTTCGCACAGAACAAAAAATCCTTGCTTGGAAAGATTATGAGGCTCGACATCGATAACATACCAA GTGCAAAAGAAATTGCTGACCTTGGCCTATGGGGAAATTATTCTGTTCCTGGAGATAATCCTTTTACCGAAGATGAGGAACTGCGGCCGGAAATTTGGGCTTTAGGATTTCGAAATCCTTGGCGATGTAGTTTTGATCTTGAAAGACCTTCCTACTTCCTTTGTGCAGATGTTGGTCAG GATCAGTACGAAGAGGTTGATCTAGTCACCAAGGGCGGAAACTATGGATGGCGTGTTTACGAGGGGCCTTTTCGATACAATCCCCCTAAATCTCCGGGAGGAAATACATCTGCCAGCTCCATTAACCCAATTTTCCCTGTAATGGGATACACACACTCTGAAGTCAACAAGGCTGAAGAATCTGCATCGATCACAGGAGGCTACTTTTACCGATCCACAACAGATCCGTGCATGTATGGAAG GTATATTTATGCAGATTTGTATGCCAGTGGTATATGGACAGGATTAGAAACTCCCGAAGGTAGCGGAAACTTCACTACCGCTAAAATCGCGGTCAGTTGTGCTCTGGACTCTCCTATCCAGTGCGGTGCCGAGGCAGGAAGCTCTGTCACTGCATTAGGGTTCATATTCTCATTTGGTCAGGATAACAGGAAAGACATCTTTATGCTGACCAGCAGCGGCTTATATCGAGTTGCTAAGCCTAGCCGCTGCAACTACACTTGCTCCATAGAGAATGTTACATCCTCTTCCCCTCCAAAATCTGTtccctctcctcctccttccccTTCAAGCACAGGGCGGTTGAACAATCCATTAACACTGGAGCTATTGATCATCTTCTGTACATTGTTGCTTCCGTTTCGGTGTTCACTTGTAATTTTATAA
- the LOC126612119 gene encoding beta-glucuronosyltransferase GlcAT14B-like has product MKKLKSYYSHLRHHQTVELKWIFPLAIGSIVSLFLLFLTTLTSSDGTPLLPFYRSFSISSSVFIESKLHPLPVSSLPPPPRFAYFISGSNGDGNMLKRTLQALYHPHNYYVVHLDLESPPDERMDLQNYVSTHPVFVQFGNVKMISKANLVTYRGPTMVANTLHAAAILLREGGDWDWFINLSASDYPLITQDDLLHTFSYLPRDLNFIDHTSNIGWKEYQRAKPIIVDPGLYMTKKADVFWVTQRRSVPTAFKLFTGSAWMALSKPFVDYCIWGWDNLPRTVLMYYANFLSSPEGYFHTVICNAQEFRNTTVNSDLHFITWDNPPKQHPHHLNLADMQRMVDSNAPFARKFRQDDAVLDKIDSELLSKGPGMLVPGGWCIGKRDNGSDPCSDIGNTTVLMPTPGAKRLEVLISSLLSNEKFRSNQCK; this is encoded by the exons atgaagaagCTCAAGAGCTACTACTCGCATCTGAGGCACCACCAAACAGTGGAGCTGAAATGGATCTTCCCCTTGGCGATTGGCTCCAttgtctctctcttcctcctcttcctcaccACCCTGACGTCATCCGACGGCACGCCGCTGCTCCCCTTCTACCGCTCCTTCTCCATCTCCAGCTCTGTCTTCATCGAATCCAAGCTCCACCCGCTTCCCGTCTCCTCCCTCCCGCCGCCGCCGCGCTTTGCGTACTTCATCTCCGGCTCTAACGGCGACGGAAACATGCTGAAGCGGACCCTCCAGGCGCTTTACCACCCGCACAACTACTACGTGGTCCACCTGGACCTCGAGTCGCCGCCCGATGAGCGGATGGATCTGCAGAATTACGTTTCTACCCACCCCGTTTTTGTCCAGTTTGGGAATGTGAAGATGATCAGCAAGGCTAATCTCGTCACTTACAGGGGACCGACTATGGTGGCCAACACCCTCCACGCCGCCGCCATTTTGCTGAGGGAAGGCGGCGATTGGGATTGGTTCATCAACCTCAGCGCTTCCGATTACCCACTTATTACTCAGGATG ATCTGCTGCATACGTTTTCTTACTTGCCGCGGGATCTTAACTTCATCGACCATACAAGCAACATTGGGTGGAAGGA GTATCAAAGAGCGAAACCGATAATTGTAGATCCGGGGTTGTATATGACCAAGAAAGCCGATGTCTTTTGGGTTACACAGCGAAGGAGTGTGCCAACAGCTTTCAAACTTTTTACAG GTTCTGCTTGGATGGCACTTTCAAAGCCCTTTGTTGATTACTGCATATGGGGATGGGACAACCTACCACGAACTGTTCTCATGTACTatgcaaattttttatcatCCCCGGAGGGATACTTTCACACTGTCATATGTAACGCTCAAGAGTTCCGCAACACAACTGTGAATAGTGACCTACATTTTATAACGTGGGATAACCCTCCCAAGCAACATCCTCACCACCTTAACCTTGCAGATATGCAAAGGATGGTCGACAGCAATGCTCCCTTTGCAAGAAAGTTTCGCCAAGATGATGCTGTGCTTGACAAAATTGATTCTGAGCTGTTGTCTAAGGGTCCCGGTATGCTTGTTCCTGGTGGTTGGTGCATAGGAAAAAGGGACAATGGGTCTGATCCATGCTCTGATATTGGCAATACCACAGTCCTCATGCCTACCCCTGGAGCAAAAAGGCTCGAAGTTTTGATCAGCTCTCTATTATCCAACGAGAAATTCCGATCAAACCAGTGCAaatga